From Cognatishimia activa, one genomic window encodes:
- a CDS encoding beta-galactosidase — protein MRRTTGTCYYPEHWDEALWADDARRMVEAGLTWVRIGEFSWSRLESRPGEFTWDWLDRAIEVLGAAGLKVVLGTPTATPPRWMADKHPDMFAVDVDGKPRGFGSRRHYCFSHEGYRAESARIVEIFAKRYGSNPHVAAWQTDNEYGCHDTTISYSDAALKAFRIWLREKYQSIEVLNEAWGNIFWSMEYNDFDQIGLPNLTVTEPNPAHSLNFRRFSSDQVISYNRMQAEIIRKHSKAPTSHNYMGRITDFDHFKVGDDLDIATWDSYPLGFLEDRVGASVEEQRSYARQGHPDFQALHHDLYRSVGNGRWWVMEQQPGPVNWAPYNPAPLPGMVRLWSWEAFAHGAEAVCYFRWRQAPMAQEQMHAGLLRPDGQDAQAMAEAKQVRDEIANAPEFEPHQSKVAMIFDYDAEAAWAVQPHGEGLSYFGLFFETYQALRKMGLSIDILRPETRDFDGYAMVLAPGLMHMDEGLKQALTQARAQVVIGPRAGARDADMTIPSPLPPAISGLDVTVDRVESLRPDCPEPIEGGGAVTGYRETLVGGADVVMRATDGIPVTMKNGDVTYLGAWIDQAGMQRLLEPIAKAAGLETHSLPDGLRVRDTETERFWFNYGAESIEFAGRTFGPASVTREVLTK, from the coding sequence ATGAAGCCCTTTGGGCGGATGACGCGCGGCGTATGGTCGAGGCGGGCCTGACATGGGTGCGGATTGGTGAATTCTCCTGGAGTAGGCTCGAATCTCGGCCGGGTGAGTTCACTTGGGACTGGCTGGATCGCGCGATCGAGGTGCTTGGGGCTGCCGGTCTGAAAGTTGTTCTTGGCACACCTACCGCAACGCCGCCGCGTTGGATGGCGGACAAACATCCTGATATGTTTGCAGTTGATGTGGATGGCAAACCACGTGGATTTGGCTCGCGTCGGCACTATTGCTTCAGCCACGAGGGCTACCGCGCAGAAAGCGCGCGTATCGTCGAAATTTTTGCAAAACGCTACGGGAGCAACCCACATGTCGCGGCCTGGCAGACCGACAATGAATATGGCTGCCATGACACGACGATCTCCTACAGCGACGCCGCTCTGAAGGCCTTCCGCATTTGGCTACGCGAGAAATATCAATCGATCGAAGTTTTAAACGAGGCCTGGGGAAACATCTTCTGGTCGATGGAGTATAACGACTTTGACCAGATTGGCCTGCCAAACCTGACTGTAACAGAGCCTAATCCAGCCCATTCATTGAATTTCCGCCGGTTTAGCTCGGATCAGGTGATCAGTTACAACCGGATGCAGGCAGAGATTATCCGCAAGCACTCGAAGGCACCTACGTCACATAACTACATGGGGCGGATCACTGATTTTGACCACTTCAAAGTGGGTGATGATTTGGACATTGCCACATGGGATAGCTACCCTCTTGGGTTCCTTGAAGACCGTGTCGGCGCTTCGGTGGAAGAACAGCGGTCCTATGCGCGCCAGGGGCATCCTGATTTTCAGGCTCTGCATCACGATCTCTATCGATCCGTTGGCAATGGCCGTTGGTGGGTGATGGAGCAACAGCCAGGCCCAGTGAACTGGGCCCCTTATAATCCCGCACCTTTACCAGGCATGGTTCGTCTTTGGTCATGGGAAGCCTTTGCGCATGGTGCTGAAGCCGTGTGTTACTTCCGCTGGCGTCAAGCGCCGATGGCACAAGAACAGATGCATGCGGGCCTTCTGCGCCCAGACGGGCAGGATGCGCAGGCCATGGCAGAGGCTAAACAGGTGCGTGATGAAATCGCCAATGCGCCTGAGTTTGAGCCGCATCAATCCAAAGTTGCGATGATCTTTGACTATGACGCAGAAGCTGCTTGGGCGGTTCAGCCACATGGCGAAGGTTTGAGCTACTTCGGCCTCTTCTTTGAGACCTATCAGGCTTTGCGCAAAATGGGTCTTTCGATAGATATCCTGCGTCCGGAAACGCGCGATTTCGATGGCTACGCAATGGTGCTTGCGCCGGGACTAATGCACATGGATGAGGGGCTGAAACAGGCTCTAACACAGGCCAGAGCTCAGGTTGTGATCGGCCCGCGCGCAGGTGCGCGCGATGCCGATATGACCATTCCATCGCCATTGCCACCTGCAATTTCCGGGCTGGATGTTACTGTCGATCGCGTTGAATCTCTGCGTCCAGATTGTCCTGAACCCATTGAAGGTGGCGGTGCAGTAACGGGCTATCGTGAGACGCTTGTGGGCGGAGCAGATGTGGTTATGCGTGCAACAGATGGTATTCCGGTTACCATGAAAAACGGCGATGTGACCTATCTGGGTGCCTGGATTGATCAGGCCGGGATGCAGCGACTTCTTGAACCGATTGCAAAAGCTGCCGGGTTAGAGACACATTCCTTGCCAGATGGGCTGCGAGTGCGCGACACAGAAACGGAACGGTTCTGGTTCAACTATGGCGCTGAATCAATTGAGTTCGCCGGCAGGACATTCGGGCCAGCCTCGGTTACGCGCGAAGTGCTGACAAAATAG
- a CDS encoding hydroxymethylglutaryl-CoA reductase, protein MSARSTYNTPIPTQWVGPLVFKGDLVEGEVSVPLATFESPLWPSTARGAGVSRHAGGIQVTLVDERMTRSIAVRAKSAAAAYAAWQRIEAQTETVADLIAGTSRFARLIKLNRQIAGNLLFIRIECATGDASGHNMVTKAAEAVLDWILADQPDLDYSSISGNFCIDKKASAVNGLLGRGKYVIAEMDIPVRLLKRMLRTTPEQMVLLNHEKNYLGGNLAGSLRSANAHFANMLLAFYLATGQDAANIIEGSQGTVQCEDRGDSLYFACTLPNLIVGSVGSGKGNPQVEEHLEKMGCKDERNPGDNARRLAGICAGVVLCGELSLLAAQTNPGELVRTHMEMER, encoded by the coding sequence GTGAGCGCTCGATCGACTTACAATACACCGATCCCCACCCAATGGGTTGGTCCTCTTGTCTTCAAGGGTGACCTTGTTGAAGGGGAAGTTTCCGTTCCGCTCGCGACATTTGAAAGTCCGTTGTGGCCGTCAACTGCGCGGGGCGCTGGTGTATCGCGTCATGCAGGCGGCATTCAAGTCACGCTTGTTGATGAACGCATGACGCGTTCGATTGCAGTGCGCGCCAAGTCGGCTGCCGCGGCTTATGCCGCTTGGCAGAGAATTGAAGCGCAGACGGAAACGGTCGCTGACTTGATTGCTGGCACCAGCCGATTTGCGCGTCTCATCAAATTGAACCGCCAAATCGCCGGCAATTTGCTGTTCATCCGAATTGAATGCGCGACCGGCGATGCGTCAGGTCACAACATGGTCACCAAAGCTGCTGAGGCGGTTCTGGATTGGATTTTGGCAGATCAGCCGGATCTGGACTATTCGTCGATTTCTGGAAACTTCTGCATCGACAAAAAAGCTTCAGCGGTGAATGGTCTGTTGGGGCGCGGCAAATATGTGATTGCCGAGATGGATATTCCGGTTCGCCTGCTAAAGCGCATGTTGCGGACTACGCCTGAGCAGATGGTATTATTGAACCACGAAAAGAACTATCTGGGCGGCAATCTGGCTGGATCGTTGCGGTCTGCAAACGCGCATTTCGCGAACATGCTGCTGGCGTTCTACCTTGCCACGGGACAGGATGCGGCCAATATCATCGAAGGTAGCCAGGGTACGGTCCAATGCGAGGATCGTGGCGATAGTCTCTATTTCGCCTGCACATTACCAAATCTGATCGTTGGATCGGTAGGCTCCGGTAAAGGCAATCCGCAAGTCGAAGAGCATCTGGAAAAGATGGGCTGTAAAGACGAGCGCAACCCGGGTGACAATGCACGCCGTTTGGCAGGTATCTGTGCAGGTGTTGTTCTGTGCGGTGAACTTTCGCTGCTGGCCGCGCAAACGAATCCGGGTGAGCTGGTCCGTACCCATATGGAAATGGAAAGATGA
- the mvk gene encoding mevalonate kinase has protein sequence MIRASAPGSIMITGEHAVVYGHRAVVAAIEQRITVELAPRDDRVVTIRSSIADTLETSLDNLAEGGVYKFVLAAVALHRNALNSGFDLSIASEIDPTLGLGSSAAVTVAVLGALKKRLGQDMDDVHANALAIVRAIQGRGSGADLAASCYGGMISYRSMPSVEWAPLPNPPQLSLRYAGYKTPTSEVLQMIAARMKGSEDQFDRLYAKMGDEADQAIAAAHDNDWQSFAQSLTQYQCLMTELGVSDGVLDQIVQDTSKEPEVLAAKISGSGLGDCVVALGACPSGFTPAPIAQQGLVFDE, from the coding sequence ATGATCCGTGCCTCTGCACCAGGTTCGATAATGATCACGGGTGAACACGCGGTGGTTTACGGCCATCGTGCGGTCGTAGCGGCTATTGAACAGCGGATTACAGTGGAGCTGGCTCCTCGTGACGACCGTGTTGTAACGATCCGGTCCAGCATCGCCGACACCCTTGAAACCTCACTGGATAATCTCGCTGAGGGTGGCGTTTACAAGTTTGTTTTGGCCGCAGTTGCATTGCACCGAAATGCGCTGAATTCAGGTTTTGATCTTTCGATCGCATCCGAGATTGATCCTACTCTCGGACTAGGTTCATCTGCTGCGGTGACCGTTGCTGTTTTGGGGGCGCTGAAAAAGCGGCTTGGCCAAGACATGGATGACGTCCACGCCAACGCACTTGCGATCGTTCGTGCCATTCAAGGACGCGGAAGCGGTGCCGACCTTGCGGCAAGCTGCTATGGTGGAATGATATCTTACCGGTCCATGCCAAGTGTCGAATGGGCGCCGTTGCCCAACCCACCACAATTGTCGCTGCGCTATGCCGGATATAAAACACCGACATCTGAGGTGCTGCAGATGATTGCTGCACGGATGAAGGGGAGCGAGGATCAGTTTGACCGCCTCTATGCAAAAATGGGCGATGAAGCCGATCAGGCTATTGCGGCTGCACATGACAACGACTGGCAGTCGTTTGCGCAGTCGCTGACCCAATATCAATGCTTGATGACCGAACTGGGTGTCAGTGACGGTGTGCTTGATCAGATTGTCCAGGATACGAGTAAGGAGCCTGAAGTTTTGGCCGCTAAAATTTCTGGCTCTGGTCTTGGTGATTGTGTTGTGGCCTTGGGGGCTTGTCCGAGCGGTTTCACACCTGCGCCAATTGCTC
- a CDS encoding hydroxymethylglutaryl-CoA synthase — protein MITTGIEAMSFYTPHRYLGLETLAEHHGIDPEKFSKGIGQEKIALPGHDEDIVTMGAEAALPLIERYGRENIDTLLFATETGIDQSKSAGIYVHRLLGLPANCRNVELKQACYSATPALQFACSYVARKPDRKVLVIASDVARYDLDSSGEATQGAGAVAMLISANPKVLEIGTATGLFTEDIMDFWRPNHRRTPVFDGKFSTLRYLNALVEAWNDYGANDGKSYEDFSHFCYHLPFSRMGEKAHRHLAKNAKAPIDMEKALTGMLYNRQVGNSYTASIYLAIVSTLENSAADLSGQSFGLFSYGSGATGEFFDATVVPGYQDHLFAARHQNLLNDRIAVSYEEYIALWHAIEAKDGAVTELPDEARGRYRLARIDDHKRIYTDRQS, from the coding sequence ATGATCACAACCGGCATCGAGGCGATGAGCTTTTACACGCCTCATCGATACCTCGGATTGGAGACATTGGCCGAGCATCACGGCATCGATCCGGAGAAATTCTCCAAGGGGATCGGTCAGGAGAAGATTGCGCTGCCGGGTCACGACGAAGACATCGTCACCATGGGTGCCGAGGCCGCGCTGCCGTTGATTGAACGCTATGGCAGAGAGAATATCGACACGCTGTTGTTCGCCACGGAAACCGGGATCGACCAATCAAAATCTGCAGGCATCTACGTGCACCGTTTGCTGGGGCTGCCCGCCAACTGCCGCAATGTGGAACTGAAGCAAGCCTGCTATTCCGCGACGCCTGCGCTGCAATTTGCCTGCAGCTATGTGGCGCGCAAACCAGACCGCAAGGTTCTGGTGATTGCCTCAGATGTGGCGCGCTATGATCTCGACAGTTCCGGGGAAGCGACGCAGGGCGCAGGCGCTGTGGCCATGCTGATCAGTGCCAATCCAAAGGTTCTGGAAATTGGCACAGCGACCGGTCTTTTCACTGAAGACATCATGGATTTCTGGCGTCCGAACCATCGCCGCACGCCGGTGTTTGACGGCAAGTTCTCGACCCTTCGCTATCTGAACGCTTTGGTGGAAGCTTGGAACGACTACGGCGCCAACGATGGCAAGTCTTACGAGGACTTCTCGCATTTCTGCTACCACTTGCCGTTCTCACGTATGGGCGAAAAGGCCCACCGCCACCTAGCAAAGAACGCAAAGGCTCCGATTGATATGGAGAAGGCGCTGACGGGCATGCTTTATAACCGTCAGGTCGGCAACAGCTACACGGCGTCGATCTATCTCGCCATTGTCTCCACACTGGAAAATAGTGCGGCAGACCTTAGTGGACAATCCTTTGGCCTCTTCAGCTACGGGTCAGGCGCCACTGGTGAGTTCTTCGACGCAACTGTTGTTCCGGGCTATCAGGACCACCTGTTTGCCGCGCGACATCAGAACCTTCTGAACGACCGAATTGCGGTAAGTTACGAAGAATACATTGCACTTTGGCATGCAATCGAGGCAAAAGACGGCGCGGTAACTGAGTTACCGGATGAAGCCCGAGGACGCTACAGATTAGCACGCATCGATGACCACAAGCGCATCTACACCGACCGCCAATCTTGA
- a CDS encoding ABC transporter ATP-binding protein, with protein MDNSIGTLCLRDLKVFSDTGRDLLSIASLDIQTGERVGIEGPSGAGKSTLLHALAGLQAKTTGTIKWGEFDVYQATVTNRSSFRREHLGFVFQEFHLFDELNPRQNGSIQALFRPRTERSTLRTRAESLLEQLNVGNRASTDLKTYSAGEKQRISVARAMAHRPSVLLADEPTASLDREAADRLAGDLLKHSKDQNMTLVMVSHDPSILKQMDRIITIKDGYLQ; from the coding sequence ATGGACAATTCCATCGGCACTCTGTGTCTGCGTGACTTGAAAGTCTTCAGCGATACTGGGCGAGACTTACTTAGCATAGCATCGCTAGACATACAGACAGGTGAACGGGTGGGTATCGAAGGACCATCTGGTGCAGGAAAGTCCACGCTTCTGCATGCTCTTGCGGGGCTCCAAGCCAAGACTACAGGGACCATCAAATGGGGAGAATTTGATGTTTACCAAGCGACAGTCACAAATCGCAGTTCCTTTCGTCGTGAACATTTAGGTTTTGTATTTCAGGAATTTCACTTGTTCGACGAACTCAATCCCCGTCAAAACGGGTCCATACAGGCACTATTTCGGCCCAGAACTGAAAGATCCACGCTGAGAACGCGTGCTGAGAGTCTGCTGGAGCAATTGAATGTCGGTAATCGAGCCTCCACAGACCTGAAGACATACTCTGCAGGTGAAAAGCAACGGATTTCAGTGGCTCGTGCTATGGCGCATCGCCCGTCCGTCCTTTTGGCTGATGAACCAACAGCGAGCCTTGATCGCGAAGCTGCAGATCGATTGGCGGGCGATCTTCTAAAACACTCTAAAGATCAGAACATGACACTGGTTATGGTAAGCCACGATCCATCAATTTTGAAACAGATGGACAGAATTATCACAATCAAAGACGGATACTTGCAGTGA
- the fni gene encoding type 2 isopentenyl-diphosphate Delta-isomerase: MSESHDRSVAGRKLGHLRAISADPDVERRASGFDRIALTHRALPELDFDAIDTSMTFLGKPLAFPLLISSMTGGAGDEIERINRNLAEAAEETGVAMAVGSQRVMFTNPEARKSFELRQYAPSVPLIANIGAVQLNYGVTQEQCAEAVDVLGADGLYLHLNPLQEAVQPEGDRNFAGLAEKIAELASHMKVPVLLKEVGAGLSKEDIEKGLAAGIRHFDMAGRGGTSWSRIEYHRRQEDHDDLGLIFQDWGLTTVECLMDSRETLSQFADQTTVIASGGIRNGIDMAKSMILGADLCGVAAPFLAAAQDSSASVVQTIKKFQSEFQTAMFLLGCGDFSSLKGNISLIR; encoded by the coding sequence ATGAGCGAGAGCCACGATCGAAGCGTTGCTGGGCGCAAGCTTGGCCATTTGCGCGCCATTTCGGCGGACCCAGACGTAGAACGTCGGGCCAGTGGCTTTGATCGTATTGCGCTTACCCACCGCGCCCTTCCTGAGCTTGATTTTGACGCCATCGACACCAGCATGACATTTCTTGGAAAACCATTGGCGTTTCCTCTGCTGATCTCGTCTATGACCGGTGGTGCGGGTGATGAGATTGAACGCATCAACCGTAATCTTGCCGAAGCGGCGGAAGAAACGGGCGTTGCCATGGCAGTGGGCTCACAGCGTGTGATGTTCACCAATCCAGAGGCACGCAAGAGTTTTGAGCTTCGCCAGTACGCGCCAAGCGTTCCTCTGATCGCCAACATAGGGGCAGTGCAGCTAAACTATGGTGTGACGCAAGAGCAATGTGCGGAAGCGGTGGATGTGCTGGGAGCTGACGGGCTGTATTTGCATCTCAACCCGCTGCAAGAAGCGGTGCAGCCTGAGGGCGATAGGAACTTCGCTGGTCTTGCAGAGAAAATTGCAGAGTTGGCCTCGCATATGAAAGTGCCTGTACTGCTCAAAGAAGTGGGTGCCGGTCTCTCTAAGGAAGACATCGAAAAAGGCCTCGCGGCGGGTATCCGTCACTTTGATATGGCAGGCCGCGGTGGCACGTCTTGGAGCCGAATCGAATACCATCGCCGTCAGGAAGATCACGACGATCTTGGACTGATCTTTCAGGATTGGGGTCTGACCACTGTCGAATGCCTGATGGACTCCCGCGAAACTTTGTCGCAATTCGCGGATCAAACAACGGTTATTGCGAGCGGTGGCATCCGAAATGGCATCGATATGGCCAAGTCCATGATTTTAGGCGCAGATTTATGTGGAGTGGCCGCGCCATTCCTAGCCGCGGCACAGGATTCAAGCGCAAGCGTTGTTCAAACCATCAAGAAATTCCAAAGCGAATTCCAGACAGCCATGTTCCTTCTCGGGTGTGGTGACTTTTCTTCGCTCAAAGGAAATATATCTTTGATCCGGTGA
- a CDS encoding ABC transporter permease produces the protein MIDLWNSLSATLQDGVVLLLLLSPVFALGALLLHGFAPFPLVRAMLQRFRWANLTFVLLISISVGMGIGVLSQERGLRLGSAKAAEKFDLVVSAPGSDLTMMLATVFLQPAQTSLLDGSTYMKVANHPRVEMATPLAFGDSFDGAPIIGTTAAFGNHLTGGQLEGRMFANIEEAVIGASIDLPIGGEFKPAHGIGEAAEDSHGFHLTVVGRLAPTDSPWDHAILVPIESVWDTHGLANGHAPQDTHIGEPFDAEYFPGTPSIIVKADSLIGNYQIQRQFSADRDTMAFFPGAVLSRLYRTMGNVREVMSFMAMVSQILVAISVILGLFILSRLYARQLGLLRAIGAPNRFILAVVWSYAASLLIAGSLIGVVLGLSASNLLGQIVSARTDLHVPTGIGWDEVHLVAAFLSTTSVLSLLPAIAVLRGSILSALRA, from the coding sequence GTGATCGATCTCTGGAACTCCTTGTCTGCCACATTGCAGGATGGAGTGGTTCTGCTCTTATTGCTCTCGCCCGTGTTTGCACTGGGTGCCCTATTGCTACATGGGTTCGCCCCCTTCCCTCTTGTCCGAGCCATGTTGCAGCGCTTCAGATGGGCAAATCTCACCTTTGTTCTGTTGATTTCGATCTCTGTTGGCATGGGTATCGGTGTGCTATCCCAAGAGCGTGGTTTACGCTTGGGCTCAGCCAAAGCCGCTGAGAAATTCGATCTTGTTGTCAGCGCACCGGGCTCAGACCTCACAATGATGCTCGCAACTGTCTTTCTGCAACCAGCTCAAACATCATTGCTCGATGGTTCAACTTATATGAAAGTAGCGAACCACCCGCGCGTCGAAATGGCGACGCCTTTGGCATTCGGTGATAGCTTCGACGGTGCCCCGATCATCGGGACCACTGCGGCCTTCGGTAATCATTTGACAGGTGGCCAGTTAGAGGGTCGCATGTTCGCGAATATTGAAGAGGCCGTTATAGGCGCTTCTATTGATCTGCCGATCGGTGGCGAATTCAAACCTGCGCATGGAATTGGAGAAGCGGCTGAAGACAGTCACGGGTTTCACCTAACTGTTGTCGGGCGCTTGGCGCCGACAGACTCCCCTTGGGATCATGCCATTCTCGTTCCCATAGAAAGCGTTTGGGATACGCATGGATTGGCAAATGGTCACGCACCGCAAGATACGCATATCGGAGAACCCTTTGACGCAGAGTATTTTCCTGGGACGCCATCAATTATCGTGAAAGCCGACAGCCTCATTGGAAACTACCAAATTCAGCGCCAATTCTCAGCTGACCGCGATACAATGGCATTCTTTCCGGGTGCCGTTCTGTCACGACTCTACCGAACGATGGGTAATGTGCGAGAAGTCATGTCTTTTATGGCGATGGTGTCTCAAATACTCGTCGCGATTTCAGTGATATTGGGTCTATTTATTCTAAGTCGTCTCTATGCACGACAGCTGGGACTACTACGAGCAATTGGGGCACCAAACCGTTTTATATTGGCGGTTGTCTGGAGCTACGCGGCATCTCTATTGATCGCTGGTAGTTTGATTGGCGTAGTTCTCGGGCTCTCTGCCAGCAACTTGCTCGGTCAGATTGTTTCGGCGAGAACTGACCTGCATGTCCCAACCGGTATCGGCTGGGACGAAGTCCATCTGGTTGCTGCCTTTTTGTCAACAACCAGCGTTTTGTCTCTCTTGCCAGCGATAGCTGTTCTGCGGGGCTCTATTTTGTCAGCACTTCGCGCGTAA
- a CDS encoding mevalonate kinase, which translates to MTTSASTPTANLEDRAHSPGKLILSGEHSVLYGQPALAMAIAEYTEVWFKPLDLGDGIKTAFDNLSEGQLYPLKLLSRFKSSLDKKFDQFARGELAVHKILTRPDDLAVYTLASLLQDNPTGSSELTGLGAVHQLPYPGQLGSKSSIPIGAGLGSSAAVVAATTVLFETLLGRPKTLDERYDRVRFCERLKHGKAGPIDAATVVRGGLVYTGPSGLEDPEIFAGHGLLSGDGWYSVLHGRPESSTGECVSHVRNKHGDDAALWESFGACTRAFAGALKDGSDASSAIKENQRLLERIGVVPDATWAFIQDVEASGGVAKVCGAGSVRGDHGGAVLVHSDDAEAMSSLMAKHPQLAANPLRLATKGAAAGPAPTAVEANK; encoded by the coding sequence ATGACCACAAGCGCATCTACACCGACCGCCAATCTTGAAGATAGGGCGCATTCGCCAGGCAAATTGATTTTGTCGGGCGAACACTCGGTGCTGTATGGCCAGCCAGCCCTGGCCATGGCCATCGCTGAATACACGGAAGTCTGGTTCAAACCGCTTGATCTCGGGGACGGGATCAAGACGGCCTTTGATAATCTGTCAGAAGGCCAGCTCTACCCGCTGAAGCTTTTGTCGCGCTTCAAATCATCGCTGGATAAGAAGTTTGATCAGTTCGCACGAGGCGAATTGGCGGTGCATAAAATACTGACACGTCCGGACGACCTTGCTGTCTATACCTTGGCCTCGCTGCTGCAGGATAACCCTACCGGTAGTTCAGAGCTGACCGGACTTGGGGCAGTTCATCAGCTGCCATATCCGGGGCAGCTCGGTAGCAAGTCGAGCATTCCCATCGGCGCGGGACTTGGGTCTTCCGCAGCGGTAGTAGCGGCCACGACCGTTCTATTTGAAACCCTTCTTGGGCGGCCAAAGACCTTAGACGAGCGCTATGATCGCGTTCGCTTCTGTGAACGTTTGAAACATGGCAAGGCCGGGCCGATTGATGCGGCGACCGTGGTTCGTGGTGGATTGGTGTACACCGGACCAAGCGGTCTAGAGGATCCCGAAATCTTTGCGGGCCACGGTCTTTTGTCGGGCGATGGGTGGTATTCCGTATTGCACGGCCGCCCGGAAAGCAGCACCGGGGAATGTGTCAGCCACGTGCGTAACAAACATGGCGATGACGCGGCCCTTTGGGAAAGCTTTGGCGCATGCACACGCGCATTTGCCGGCGCCCTGAAAGACGGTTCAGACGCGTCATCTGCCATTAAAGAAAACCAACGATTGCTAGAACGTATTGGCGTGGTTCCGGACGCAACATGGGCCTTTATCCAAGATGTGGAAGCATCGGGCGGTGTCGCAAAGGTCTGCGGTGCGGGTTCCGTGCGCGGTGATCACGGCGGAGCGGTCTTGGTGCATTCGGATGACGCCGAGGCGATGTCGTCGCTAATGGCGAAACATCCGCAGTTGGCAGCAAACCCACTGCGGCTTGCGACCAAAGGTGCTGCTGCAGGCCCTGCGCCAACTGCTGTTGAGGCGAACAAATGA